The Elusimicrobiota bacterium genome segment TGATTTTGTCATTAAATATTTAGGTTCAATAAGAAAATAAATCATCTCAATGTGCTAGAATTGATAAGGAGTTGAAATAAAAAACATGAAATGTATTATTTGTGATTCAGATAAAAATAACATTTATTGTATTGCAAAGTCCCTGGACAGTTTTGAAAATATTGAATATGCATATTTAAGATGCAATAGTTGCGGGTTGGTATTTCTCATGCATCGGAACAATACAGATAGAACAAACATTTATGAAGAAGGTTACTATAGCCGAGAAAAGCCGGCATTTAATAAGATTATAGAACAAATAATGTTTTATTTTGGTTACTGGCGGTGGAAAAAGATAGAAAAATACTTTGGTCGTTCTGATGGAAATAAGAAATTATTGGATATCGGTTGCGGTAAAGGAAAATTTTTACACATTGCAAGAAGCAATAATTGGCTTGTCTATGGAATAGAACCCTCTTCCAGAAGTTATGAAGTTGCGGTAAATAAATATCACCTGAATGTGCTACCACGGGAAATGTGTCCTGACCAATTTAATGCTAAAGAATTTGATTTAATTACTTTGTGGCATGTGTTTGAACATCTTGATAATCCTGAGACCTGTCTCAAAACAATTCACAAATGGTTAAAAGAAAAAGGATGTATTTTGATTGCCGTTCCCAATATTGGCAGCATAATGTCCAAATTTGGAAAAGAACTATGGTTTAATCTTGACCCACCAAGACATGTTTTTCATTATTCACAAAAGTCCCTTGAAAAAATATTATGTAAAAATAATTTTGCAATAATTAATAAATCACATTTTTATCCGGAAATTGACTTTATAAGTGTAGTATTGACTTTACTGAATAAAATTGGTATTTATCCGAATTTTTTATTCAATTTCTTAAAGCGTAATAGAAAAGCATTGCCTGATAACATTTTTATTTTTGGATTAAATTTAATAATTACTTTATCATCTTTGATTTTAATAGGGATACCAATTATTTTTTTTACTTTTATTCAGGCACTTTTAGGTAAAGGAGAAACTATGATAATCATAGCTAAAAAATTATGAAAATTTTGGATATAGGTTGCGGGAATAATAAAAAACATCCAGATGCTGTAGGAATTGATTTCAGCTCAGATTCAAACGCTGAAATTATCCATAATTTGAATATTTTTCCTTATCCTTTTGGTGACAATGAATTTGATTTGGTTTATATGGTTTCCATTTTGGAACATCTGGATAATATATTTAAAGTTATGGAAGAAGTTTGGCGAATAACTAAAAACGGTGGTAAAATTATTATTTTTGGTCCAACACGATTTAGTAGTGCTTTATATGATGATCCAGAACACAAAAGAGCTTTTACTTTAAAAAGTTTTGATTATTTTATAGAAGGTACAAAAAGTTATAGATATAAAAAAAGCAAGGTTTGTTTTAGTAAAATTAAATCTGAGTATCAGATGGAATGGAATAAGAAAAATTATTCATTATATGAAAGATGTGTTTTATGGTGGGCTAATAAACATCCTGTGTTTTATACAAAACACATGGAAAGTATTTGCCCGGTTCAGAGAGTGTATTTTGAGTTACAAGTTGTAAAGTAAGGAACTCTTATGAAAATAATGTTACTCCATAAGGAATTATCATGGGAGGGAGGAGGTGATAGACAATCTGTGATGCTGGCTACAAATTTACTGAAATGGGGGCATCAGGTAACAATATATACGACCCAATATAACTCACAAAGTTGTTTCCCTGATATTACAAAAAATTTAGATATACGGCCCATAGGAACTTATGGAAACAGTAAAGATGCAAAAAAAATGGCTAATATAATTTGTAATATAATGTATGAGAAAAAAGAAAGTTTTGATATTATCAATTGCCATGTTCATCCGATGCAGTGGACTGCGAGTTATATTAGCAAAATGAAGAAAATACCAGTTGTTTGGATGTGTAACGATCTCCCTGCTTGGTACCTGCCATTTGTAGGAATAAAAGAAGTTAATTGGATTAAATGGATATTGTACAAAACAATAATCCCATTAATTGATAAGTTATTGATTAAAAGGATATCTGCAATAGTCGTATTTAATAGACACGACCAACAGCTAATAGAAAATTATTACAATAAAAAAGCATGGATAATACATAGTGGATTAGATATGGAAAAATTTTGTGATGGCAATAGAGAAGCAATCAGAAAACTTCACAATATAGAACCTGATACCATACTGCTTTTATGTGTTAGTTTGTTGGGTCCTAGACGTCGCACACAAGATGTAATCATAAGTTTAAAGTTATTAATTTCTAAAAATTACAATGTAAAGTTAATAGTGGTAGGAGGGGAACAACATTATCCCGGATACAGCGAAGTTATACGTCAATGCGCTAAAGAAAATGGGGTTTTAGAAAAAGTAATTCTGACAGGCAGTGTGCCTGAAAAACAACTTCCCAGTTATTACGCTGCTTCGGATATTTTTATTTATCCGCATATCAATC includes the following:
- a CDS encoding class I SAM-dependent methyltransferase; its protein translation is MKCIICDSDKNNIYCIAKSLDSFENIEYAYLRCNSCGLVFLMHRNNTDRTNIYEEGYYSREKPAFNKIIEQIMFYFGYWRWKKIEKYFGRSDGNKKLLDIGCGKGKFLHIARSNNWLVYGIEPSSRSYEVAVNKYHLNVLPREMCPDQFNAKEFDLITLWHVFEHLDNPETCLKTIHKWLKEKGCILIAVPNIGSIMSKFGKELWFNLDPPRHVFHYSQKSLEKILCKNNFAIINKSHFYPEIDFISVVLTLLNKIGIYPNFLFNFLKRNRKALPDNIFIFGLNLIITLSSLILIGIPIIFFTFIQALLGKGETMIIIAKKL
- a CDS encoding glycosyltransferase family 4 protein; amino-acid sequence: MKIMLLHKELSWEGGGDRQSVMLATNLLKWGHQVTIYTTQYNSQSCFPDITKNLDIRPIGTYGNSKDAKKMANIICNIMYEKKESFDIINCHVHPMQWTASYISKMKKIPVVWMCNDLPAWYLPFVGIKEVNWIKWILYKTIIPLIDKLLIKRISAIVVFNRHDQQLIENYYNKKAWIIHSGLDMEKFCDGNREAIRKLHNIEPDTILLLCVSLLGPRRRTQDVIISLKLLISKNYNVKLIVVGGEQHYPGYSEVIRQCAKENGVLEKVILTGSVPEKQLPSYYAASDIFIYPHINQTWGLAPFEAMAARKPTIVSTDTGAADVLINYQTALLVKPKDPELLAKKVVELIENNDLRERLIKQGYDFVKKNISWKKYTGEMLKVFKEVANL
- a CDS encoding class I SAM-dependent methyltransferase, which produces MKILDIGCGNNKKHPDAVGIDFSSDSNAEIIHNLNIFPYPFGDNEFDLVYMVSILEHLDNIFKVMEEVWRITKNGGKIIIFGPTRFSSALYDDPEHKRAFTLKSFDYFIEGTKSYRYKKSKVCFSKIKSEYQMEWNKKNYSLYERCVLWWANKHPVFYTKHMESICPVQRVYFELQVVK